The following are from one region of the Stigmatella ashevillena genome:
- the groL gene encoding chaperonin GroEL (60 kDa chaperone family; promotes refolding of misfolded polypeptides especially under stressful conditions; forms two stacked rings of heptamers to form a barrel-shaped 14mer; ends can be capped by GroES; misfolded proteins enter the barrel where they are refolded when GroES binds) encodes MAKDIIFDVRAREAILRGVNILADAVKVTLGPKGRNVVIEKSFGSPTITKDGVTVAKEIELENKFENMGAQMVKEVASKTSDVAGDGTTTATVLAQAIFREGAKLVAAGHNPMDIKRGIDKAVAAVVAELKKMAKPTKDKKEIAQVGTISANGDTTIGQIIADAMEKVGKEGVITVEEAKGLETTLDVVEGMQFDRGYLSPYFVTDPERMEVVLNDPYILINEKKISSMKDLLPILEQVARSGKPLLIIAEEVEGEALATLVVNKIRGVLSVAAVKAPGFGDRRKAMLEDIATLTGGRLIAEDLGIKLDALTLADLGRAKRITIDKDNSTIVDGAGAQKDIEARVKQIRAQIEETSSDYDREKLQERLAKLVGGVAVINVGAATETEMKEKKARVEDALNATRAAVEEGVVPGGGVAFIRCIKALEAVQAVEGEKFGVDIIRRSLEEPLRQIVGNGGLEGSVVVNKVKESTGSNGFNAATGAYEDLLAAGVIDPAKVSRTALQNAASVSSLMLTTEAMVAERPKADDDKAAPGGGMGGMGGMGGMGGMGM; translated from the coding sequence ATGGCGAAAGACATCATTTTCGACGTACGCGCGCGTGAAGCCATCCTCCGCGGCGTGAACATCCTGGCCGACGCGGTCAAGGTCACCCTGGGGCCCAAGGGCCGCAACGTCGTCATCGAGAAGAGCTTCGGCTCCCCCACCATCACCAAGGACGGTGTGACGGTGGCCAAGGAGATCGAGCTCGAGAACAAGTTCGAGAACATGGGCGCGCAGATGGTGAAGGAGGTCGCCTCGAAGACCTCCGACGTGGCCGGTGACGGCACCACCACCGCCACCGTGCTGGCGCAGGCCATCTTCCGCGAGGGCGCGAAGCTGGTCGCCGCGGGCCACAACCCGATGGACATCAAGCGCGGCATCGACAAGGCCGTCGCGGCCGTCGTGGCCGAGCTGAAGAAGATGGCCAAGCCGACGAAGGACAAGAAGGAGATCGCCCAGGTCGGCACCATCTCCGCCAACGGTGACACCACCATCGGCCAGATCATCGCGGACGCGATGGAGAAGGTCGGCAAGGAGGGCGTCATCACCGTCGAGGAGGCCAAGGGCCTGGAGACCACCCTCGACGTGGTGGAGGGCATGCAGTTCGACCGCGGCTACCTCTCCCCGTACTTCGTGACGGATCCGGAGCGCATGGAGGTCGTCCTGAACGACCCCTACATCCTCATCAACGAGAAGAAGATCTCGTCGATGAAGGACTTGCTGCCCATCCTCGAGCAGGTGGCTCGCTCCGGCAAGCCGCTGCTGATCATCGCCGAGGAAGTGGAGGGCGAGGCGCTGGCCACCCTGGTGGTCAACAAGATCCGTGGCGTGCTGAGCGTGGCGGCCGTGAAGGCGCCGGGCTTCGGTGACCGCCGCAAGGCCATGCTCGAGGACATCGCCACCCTGACGGGCGGTCGGCTGATCGCCGAGGACCTGGGCATCAAGCTCGACGCCCTCACCCTGGCCGACCTGGGCCGCGCCAAGCGCATCACCATCGACAAGGACAACAGCACCATCGTCGACGGTGCCGGTGCGCAGAAGGACATCGAGGCGCGCGTCAAGCAGATCCGCGCTCAGATTGAAGAGACCAGCAGCGACTACGACCGCGAGAAGCTCCAGGAGCGTCTGGCGAAGCTCGTGGGCGGCGTGGCGGTGATCAACGTCGGCGCGGCCACCGAGACCGAGATGAAGGAGAAGAAGGCCCGCGTGGAGGACGCGCTCAACGCGACCCGCGCGGCCGTCGAGGAGGGCGTGGTGCCCGGCGGCGGCGTGGCGTTCATCCGCTGCATCAAGGCGCTCGAGGCCGTGCAGGCCGTCGAGGGTGAGAAGTTCGGCGTGGACATCATCCGCCGCTCGCTCGAGGAGCCCCTGCGCCAGATCGTCGGCAACGGCGGCCTGGAGGGCAGCGTGGTGGTGAACAAGGTCAAGGAGAGCACCGGTTCCAACGGCTTCAACGCCGCCACCGGCGCCTACGAGGACCTGCTGGCCGCGGGCGTCATCGACCCGGCCAAGGTGAGCCGCACCGCGCTGCAGAACGCGGCGTCCGTTTCCTCCCTCATGCTGACCACCGAGGCGATGGTGGCCGAGCGTCCCAAGGCGGACGACGACAAGGCCGCCCCGGGCGGCGGCATGGGCGGCATGGGCGGCATGGGCGGCATGGGCGGCATGGGCATGTAG
- the grxC gene encoding glutaredoxin 3, with amino-acid sequence MKPVKIYTTTYCGFCVRAKDLLKRKGVNYEELDVTGDDEMRAQLVEMSGGQRTVPQIFIGDTHVGGYTDLAQLDRDGRLEPMLQG; translated from the coding sequence ATGAAGCCCGTGAAGATCTACACCACCACCTACTGCGGCTTCTGCGTGCGGGCGAAGGACCTGCTCAAGCGCAAAGGGGTGAATTACGAGGAGCTGGACGTCACCGGCGACGACGAGATGCGCGCCCAATTGGTGGAGATGAGCGGGGGCCAGCGAACCGTGCCGCAGATCTTCATCGGGGACACCCACGTGGGCGGCTACACGGACCTGGCCCAATTGGACCGAGACGGCCGGCTGGAGCCCATGCTGCAAGGCTGA
- a CDS encoding sigma 54-interacting transcriptional regulator — MTDKPEITQSVQVESEGRPVRIQVREWTVEVSAGPDKSKKLTTQDSLVRVGSDPSSDLVLTDPTVSRRHLEIERTPKGLLLKDLESRNGTYLDGRQVFQVLLQSGDKVQLGKTRLTIKPDVRTTEVEVPSGADSFGSLVGTSERMRLVFSDLRRIAREDMNLLIEGETGTGKELAARAVHQHSSRRHGPFKVVDCNLITEEKAERELFGSMRAVDDGDKGVRGVFEAAQGGTLFLDEVGELPLALQPKLLRVLERREVPTLDGGAVPVNVRVIASTHRNLEEDVRQGRFRADLYFRLAVARVRLPPLRTRREDIPVLSQSLLDSLKSSFELTPQTLALFEGYEWPGNVRELRNVLERGALMQETGNTSWLDFMAQPPQKNDGPPPTSVGALVTGMNYHEAKDRVLADFERLYFAEVMKEVGFDMKTAEQRTGLSMQSLYRLLKKNGLRLKDLKNAEGLDK, encoded by the coding sequence ATGACCGACAAGCCCGAAATCACCCAGTCCGTTCAGGTGGAATCCGAAGGCCGCCCCGTCCGCATCCAGGTGCGCGAGTGGACCGTCGAGGTGTCCGCGGGACCGGACAAGAGCAAGAAGCTCACCACCCAGGACTCGCTGGTGCGCGTGGGTTCGGATCCCTCGAGCGATCTCGTCCTCACGGATCCGACCGTCAGCCGCAGGCACCTGGAAATCGAGCGCACCCCCAAGGGGCTGCTGCTGAAGGACCTGGAAAGCCGCAACGGCACGTACCTGGATGGCCGGCAGGTGTTCCAGGTGCTGCTGCAGTCCGGCGACAAGGTGCAGCTCGGCAAGACGCGGCTCACCATCAAGCCGGATGTGCGCACCACCGAGGTGGAAGTGCCCTCCGGGGCGGACTCCTTCGGCTCGCTGGTGGGCACCTCGGAGCGGATGCGCCTGGTCTTCTCCGACCTGCGCCGCATCGCCCGCGAGGACATGAACCTCCTCATCGAGGGGGAGACGGGCACCGGCAAGGAACTCGCCGCGCGCGCCGTGCACCAGCACTCCTCCCGCCGTCATGGCCCCTTCAAGGTCGTGGACTGCAACCTCATCACCGAGGAGAAGGCCGAGCGCGAGCTGTTCGGCTCCATGCGCGCGGTGGATGATGGGGACAAGGGCGTGCGCGGCGTCTTCGAGGCGGCCCAGGGCGGAACGCTCTTCCTGGACGAGGTGGGCGAGCTGCCCCTGGCGCTTCAACCCAAGCTGCTGCGCGTGCTGGAGCGCCGCGAGGTGCCCACGCTGGATGGCGGCGCGGTGCCCGTGAACGTGCGCGTCATCGCCTCCACCCACCGCAACCTGGAGGAGGACGTGCGCCAGGGCCGCTTCCGCGCGGACCTGTACTTCCGGCTGGCGGTGGCCCGCGTGCGCCTGCCTCCCCTGCGGACCCGGCGTGAGGACATTCCCGTGCTCTCCCAGTCCCTGCTGGACTCGCTGAAGTCCTCCTTCGAACTCACCCCGCAGACGCTCGCCCTCTTCGAGGGGTACGAGTGGCCCGGCAACGTGCGCGAGCTGCGCAACGTGCTGGAGCGCGGCGCGCTCATGCAGGAGACGGGCAACACCAGCTGGCTGGACTTCATGGCCCAGCCCCCCCAAAAGAACGACGGCCCGCCGCCCACCAGCGTGGGCGCCCTCGTCACGGGGATGAACTACCACGAGGCCAAGGACCGTGTGCTGGCCGACTTCGAGCGCCTCTACTTCGCCGAGGTGATGAAGGAGGTGGGCTTCGACATGAAGACCGCCGAGCAGCGCACCGGCCTGTCCATGCAGAGCCTCTACCGGCTGCTGAAGAAAAACGGGCTGCGCCTCAAGGATCTTAAGAACGCCGAGGGTCTTGATAAGTAG
- the smc gene encoding chromosome segregation protein SMC gives MRIKRLDITGFKSFMDRSVFSFDDGVTGIVGPNGCGKSNVVDAIRWAMGEQSAKNLRGRGMEDVIFNGSESKQPLSMAEVSLTFLIEDADQLAPQYQGFPEITVTRRLFRNGESEYLINKATCRLLDITELLLGTGVGTKAYSIIEQGRVGLIVSSKPEDRRSLIEEAAGITKYKARRKAAERKMEATEANLLRVTDITNELEKRLDALTRQAKKAEKYKKLKTRMREIDLHAASHRYLELLSEKKVLQARLESLDTEERDSVDRVRELEEAITRRRTELEAEATALQKLAGEVHALESAVQRDDQDLAYARKDLEETSARVAQAEGELKALLERQAEVADTMAAREAELSGIAGAWKEDEVAMQVAQEEMRRGTHLQTEVSMRLEQERAGLVAVAARLANHESNLVNLARQRTDLESRRAKNRAEAETLRAQEQALDTVRTEVLRRVEESRHNALELAERKGHEEEALARTRAAFAESEIQVISLREGLADKRSRLTSLEELHKNYEGFDRGVRAVMVRAGQQFREQGIFGLVADVLTAPARFERAVEAALGERLQHVIVESREKGFELVDYLRSASEGRGSFLPMPGHEELPPVVAPDFSRPGVLASAFTEVKYEESLQPVMRLLLGDVIIVQDMASARAYEAAGSPPCTLVTLEGEVLRADGTLTGGEREGAAVGALQKKREIAELAAEVAQVEERYNEILTRHYTLQKQMGQTEGVLSGLAKNQHAEELNLASQQKDLHKASEDLARVRERLSTLDSDDAQLGHSHGALVNEEENSRGEVAHGQADREAREDRVRQLSGEMETLKQRADTLSAELMALRIKVASGSERGESARKELESLLTQRREMEGRIHRLQALVGEGAGRLDELRRRIETTEGGRAQRAEEFRQGAEALEARRTAHTTASTEVREQDTQFRELRGRLDELMQGLSQISLKEREIALELEHLSAGIRERHQVELAHELHNYHLLAPLAPEVEAELKDLRAQVEKMGEINLTAIDEHAELSKRFDFLSGQKKDLTLSLEQLKEAIVRIDSTSRERFKQTFDVVNEKFQAVFPRLFGGGRASLVLTNEGAGSEQGVEIVAQPPGKKLQSVNLLSGGEKALTAVALIFGIFLIKPTPFCLLDEVDAPLDEGNVGRYNEMVKEMSRQSQFILITHNKRTMEVADTLYGVTMEEPGISKLVSVKLREAAANDNASVA, from the coding sequence ATGCGAATCAAGCGCCTGGACATCACTGGATTCAAGTCGTTCATGGACCGCAGCGTCTTCAGCTTCGACGACGGCGTCACCGGCATTGTCGGCCCCAACGGCTGCGGCAAATCCAACGTGGTGGATGCCATCCGCTGGGCCATGGGCGAGCAGAGCGCCAAGAACCTCCGGGGCCGTGGCATGGAGGACGTCATCTTCAACGGCTCGGAGTCCAAACAGCCGCTGTCGATGGCCGAAGTCTCCCTCACCTTCCTCATCGAGGATGCGGACCAGTTGGCCCCGCAGTACCAGGGCTTTCCGGAGATCACCGTCACCCGGCGCCTGTTCCGCAACGGCGAATCCGAGTACCTCATCAACAAGGCCACCTGCCGGTTGCTGGATATCACCGAGCTGCTGCTGGGCACGGGGGTGGGTACCAAGGCGTACTCCATCATCGAGCAGGGCCGGGTGGGCCTGATCGTCTCCAGCAAACCGGAGGACCGGCGCTCCCTCATCGAGGAGGCCGCGGGCATCACCAAGTACAAGGCCCGCCGCAAGGCCGCCGAGCGCAAGATGGAGGCCACCGAGGCCAACCTCCTGCGCGTCACGGACATCACCAACGAGTTGGAGAAGCGGCTGGATGCGCTGACCCGGCAGGCGAAGAAGGCCGAGAAGTACAAGAAGCTCAAGACGCGCATGCGGGAGATCGACCTGCATGCCGCCTCCCACCGCTACCTGGAGCTGCTCTCGGAGAAGAAGGTGCTCCAGGCCCGGCTGGAGAGCCTGGACACCGAGGAGCGCGACAGCGTGGACCGGGTGCGGGAGCTGGAGGAGGCCATCACCCGGCGCCGCACGGAGCTGGAGGCCGAGGCCACCGCCCTGCAGAAGCTGGCCGGTGAGGTGCACGCGCTGGAGAGCGCTGTGCAGCGGGATGACCAGGACTTGGCCTATGCGCGCAAGGACCTCGAGGAGACGAGCGCCCGGGTGGCCCAGGCCGAGGGCGAGCTGAAGGCGCTGCTGGAGCGCCAGGCCGAGGTCGCCGACACCATGGCCGCCCGTGAGGCGGAGCTGTCGGGCATCGCCGGGGCCTGGAAGGAGGACGAGGTCGCCATGCAGGTGGCGCAGGAGGAGATGCGCCGGGGCACCCACCTCCAGACCGAAGTGTCCATGCGGCTGGAGCAGGAGCGGGCGGGGCTCGTCGCCGTGGCGGCGCGTCTGGCCAACCACGAGTCCAACCTCGTCAACCTCGCGCGCCAGCGCACGGACCTGGAGTCCCGCCGCGCGAAGAACCGCGCCGAGGCCGAGACGCTGCGCGCCCAGGAGCAGGCGCTGGACACCGTGCGCACCGAGGTGCTCCGCCGGGTGGAGGAGAGCCGCCACAACGCCCTGGAGCTGGCCGAGCGCAAGGGGCACGAGGAGGAGGCCCTGGCGCGCACCCGCGCGGCCTTCGCCGAGAGCGAAATCCAGGTCATCAGCCTTCGCGAGGGGCTCGCCGACAAGCGCAGTCGGCTCACCTCGTTGGAAGAGCTGCACAAGAATTACGAGGGCTTTGACCGCGGCGTGCGCGCGGTGATGGTGCGGGCCGGGCAGCAGTTCCGCGAGCAGGGCATTTTCGGCCTCGTGGCGGACGTGCTCACCGCCCCGGCGCGCTTCGAGCGCGCGGTGGAGGCGGCGCTCGGCGAGCGGCTGCAGCACGTCATCGTCGAGAGTCGGGAGAAGGGCTTCGAGCTGGTGGACTACCTGCGCTCGGCGTCCGAGGGGCGAGGCAGTTTCCTGCCGATGCCGGGCCACGAGGAGCTTCCTCCCGTGGTGGCGCCGGACTTCAGCCGCCCCGGCGTGCTCGCCAGCGCCTTCACGGAGGTGAAGTACGAGGAGTCCCTTCAGCCCGTGATGCGGTTGCTGCTCGGGGACGTCATCATCGTTCAGGACATGGCCTCGGCCCGGGCCTACGAGGCCGCGGGAAGCCCACCGTGCACGCTCGTGACGTTGGAAGGTGAGGTGCTGCGCGCGGATGGCACCCTCACCGGCGGCGAGCGCGAGGGCGCGGCCGTGGGCGCGCTCCAGAAGAAGCGCGAGATTGCCGAGCTGGCCGCCGAGGTGGCGCAAGTCGAGGAGCGCTACAACGAAATCCTCACCCGGCACTACACGCTCCAGAAGCAGATGGGGCAGACCGAGGGCGTGCTCAGCGGGCTGGCGAAGAACCAGCACGCCGAGGAGCTGAACCTCGCCAGCCAGCAGAAGGATCTGCACAAGGCCAGCGAGGACCTGGCCCGGGTCCGCGAGCGCCTGTCCACCCTGGACTCCGACGACGCCCAGTTGGGCCACTCTCATGGGGCCCTGGTGAACGAGGAGGAGAACAGCCGGGGCGAGGTGGCCCATGGGCAAGCGGACCGCGAGGCGCGCGAGGATCGCGTGCGGCAGCTCTCCGGGGAGATGGAGACGCTCAAGCAGCGGGCGGACACGCTGTCCGCGGAGCTGATGGCCCTGCGCATCAAGGTCGCCTCGGGCAGCGAGCGCGGCGAGTCGGCGCGCAAGGAGCTGGAGAGCCTGCTCACCCAGCGCCGGGAGATGGAGGGGCGCATCCACCGGCTCCAGGCGCTGGTGGGGGAGGGCGCGGGCCGGTTGGACGAGCTGCGGCGGCGCATCGAGACCACCGAGGGAGGGCGTGCCCAGCGGGCCGAGGAGTTCCGTCAGGGGGCCGAGGCGCTGGAGGCGCGCCGCACTGCGCACACCACCGCATCCACCGAGGTGCGCGAGCAGGACACGCAGTTCCGGGAGCTGCGCGGCCGCCTGGACGAGCTGATGCAGGGCCTGTCACAGATTTCCCTCAAGGAGCGGGAGATTGCCCTGGAGCTGGAGCACCTGTCCGCGGGCATCCGGGAGCGGCACCAGGTGGAGCTGGCGCACGAACTGCACAACTACCACCTGCTGGCACCCCTGGCGCCCGAGGTGGAGGCGGAGCTGAAGGATCTGCGCGCCCAGGTGGAGAAGATGGGGGAGATCAACCTCACCGCCATCGACGAGCACGCGGAGCTGTCCAAGCGCTTCGACTTCCTCTCGGGGCAGAAGAAGGACCTGACGCTGTCGCTGGAGCAGCTCAAGGAAGCCATCGTCCGCATCGACTCCACCAGCCGCGAGCGCTTCAAGCAGACCTTCGACGTGGTGAACGAGAAGTTCCAGGCAGTCTTCCCGCGGCTGTTTGGCGGCGGCCGGGCCAGCCTGGTGCTCACCAACGAAGGGGCAGGCTCCGAGCAGGGCGTGGAGATCGTCGCCCAGCCGCCGGGCAAGAAGCTGCAGAGCGTCAACCTGCTGTCGGGCGGCGAGAAGGCCCTCACCGCGGTGGCGCTCATCTTCGGCATCTTCCTCATCAAGCCGACGCCCTTCTGCCTCCTGGACGAGGTGGACGCGCCGCTGGATGAGGGCAACGTGGGCCGCTACAACGAGATGGTGAAGGAGATGAGCCGCCAGTCGCAGTTCATCCTCATCACCCACAACAAGCGGACCATGGAGGTCGCCGACACGCTCTATGGTGTGACGATGGAGGAGCCGGGCATCTCCAAGCTGGTGAGCGTGAAGCTGCGCGAGGCGGCGGCCAACGACAACGCGTCCGTGGCCTGA
- a CDS encoding hemolysin family protein: MEWLFLGLALLLVFANGFFVATEFAIVKVRITRLQALVDEGRPGAGNAMKMVEKLDAYLSATQFGITLASLGLGWLGEPAFAHLLEPVLSQVVPEGASATVAHSASVAIAFALITFLHIVVGELAPKSLAIQRAESTTLAVALPMRAFYFLFYPAIWMLNGIARKLLNAFGIEAASEAHEAHNEDELRVILHSSAEAGSITTSRAELLERALEMAQKTARQVMVPRNQVKYLDVEEPLEKCIADARAAGHTWLPVCRGSMDEVEGVVNAKDLFFLLSKGELRALSQVQRPVLFIPENVTLEQLLAEFRRRRRQTALVVDEHGGTSGLVSIADVVAEVVGDVAELGRRMDEVRSLPGGRFELPGTAQLDDLEDRLDVSFDLGEDEEGEVTTIAGYLMAKLGRVPEKGDILKLDMWRIQVEEVEGPRVVRVTVEPQAAAKPSVPSSGTPGAPPAS; this comes from the coding sequence ATGGAATGGCTTTTTCTCGGGCTGGCGCTCCTTCTGGTGTTCGCCAACGGCTTCTTCGTCGCGACGGAGTTCGCCATTGTGAAGGTCCGCATCACGCGCCTGCAGGCGCTGGTGGACGAGGGCCGGCCCGGCGCGGGCAACGCGATGAAGATGGTGGAGAAGCTGGACGCCTATCTCTCCGCCACGCAGTTCGGCATCACCCTGGCGTCGCTGGGGCTCGGCTGGCTGGGTGAGCCCGCCTTCGCGCACCTGCTCGAGCCGGTGCTGTCCCAGGTGGTACCCGAGGGGGCCAGCGCCACGGTGGCGCACAGCGCCTCGGTGGCCATCGCATTCGCCCTCATCACCTTCCTGCACATCGTCGTCGGAGAGTTGGCGCCCAAGAGCCTGGCCATCCAGCGCGCCGAGTCCACCACGCTCGCGGTGGCGCTGCCGATGCGGGCCTTCTACTTCCTCTTCTATCCGGCCATCTGGATGCTGAACGGCATCGCCCGGAAGCTGCTCAACGCCTTCGGCATCGAGGCGGCCAGCGAGGCGCACGAGGCGCACAATGAGGACGAGCTGCGCGTCATCCTTCACAGCTCCGCGGAGGCCGGCTCCATCACCACCTCGCGCGCGGAGCTGCTCGAGCGCGCCCTGGAGATGGCCCAGAAGACGGCCCGCCAGGTGATGGTCCCCCGCAACCAGGTGAAGTACCTGGACGTGGAGGAGCCCCTGGAGAAGTGCATCGCGGATGCCCGCGCGGCGGGGCACACGTGGCTGCCGGTGTGCCGCGGCAGCATGGATGAGGTGGAAGGCGTGGTGAACGCCAAGGACCTCTTCTTCCTCCTGTCGAAGGGCGAGCTGCGGGCGCTCTCGCAGGTCCAGCGGCCGGTGCTGTTCATTCCGGAGAACGTCACCCTGGAGCAGCTCCTGGCGGAGTTCCGCCGCCGCCGCCGCCAGACGGCGCTGGTGGTGGACGAGCACGGAGGCACCTCGGGCCTGGTGAGCATCGCGGACGTGGTGGCCGAGGTGGTGGGCGATGTGGCGGAGCTGGGGCGGCGGATGGACGAGGTGCGCTCGCTGCCCGGCGGCCGCTTCGAGCTGCCCGGCACGGCGCAACTGGACGACTTGGAAGACCGGCTGGACGTCAGCTTCGACCTCGGCGAGGACGAAGAGGGCGAAGTGACGACGATCGCCGGCTACCTGATGGCGAAGCTGGGGCGCGTGCCCGAGAAGGGCGACATCCTCAAGCTGGACATGTGGCGCATCCAGGTCGAGGAAGTGGAGGGCCCCCGGGTGGTTCGGGTCACGGTGGAGCCCCAGGCGGCCGCCAAGCCCTCCGTGCCTTCCTCGGGGACCCCCGGAGCACCCCCGGCCTCCTGA
- a CDS encoding tetratricopeptide repeat protein produces MAREKDNIALSDEHNSRGIELADRGWLDEAIKEFKKAIELDPSSAHAHDNLATVYAEKKLFREALAEYLTALKLEPESATAHYNLACFLSTHAAEMAVEEYKEAIELDPEYPDAHLNLGLTYADQGRVEEAMRELQTAIELDAQDAFPRHELAALQMDEGDYRSAITQLKEVVRLEPDNFEAHLDLGICYAQKGFYAEAERAYEKARGLNAEDLLLNYNLAALYALWGRPKDAVTFLRQALTADKTKVMGWLSTDPMFDALKGDAEFEALF; encoded by the coding sequence ATGGCCCGGGAAAAGGACAACATCGCGCTCTCTGACGAGCACAACTCTCGTGGAATCGAGCTGGCGGACCGTGGCTGGCTCGATGAGGCCATCAAGGAGTTCAAGAAGGCCATCGAGCTGGATCCGTCCTCGGCCCACGCCCACGACAACCTCGCCACCGTCTACGCCGAGAAGAAGCTCTTCCGGGAAGCGCTGGCCGAGTACCTCACGGCCCTGAAGCTGGAGCCCGAGAGCGCCACCGCGCACTACAACCTCGCCTGCTTCCTCTCCACGCACGCCGCCGAGATGGCGGTGGAGGAGTACAAGGAGGCCATCGAGCTGGATCCGGAGTACCCGGATGCCCACTTGAACCTGGGCCTGACGTACGCGGACCAGGGCCGTGTGGAAGAGGCGATGCGCGAGCTCCAGACGGCCATCGAGTTGGACGCGCAGGACGCCTTCCCCCGGCACGAGCTGGCCGCCTTGCAGATGGATGAGGGGGACTACCGCTCCGCCATCACCCAGCTCAAGGAAGTGGTGCGGCTGGAGCCGGACAACTTCGAGGCCCACCTGGACCTGGGCATCTGCTACGCGCAGAAGGGTTTCTACGCCGAGGCCGAGCGGGCCTATGAGAAGGCGCGGGGGCTCAACGCGGAGGACCTGCTCCTCAACTACAACCTGGCGGCGCTCTACGCCCTGTGGGGCAGGCCGAAGGATGCCGTCACCTTCCTCCGCCAGGCGCTGACGGCGGACAAGACCAAGGTGATGGGCTGGTTGTCGACAGACCCCATGTTCGACGCGCTCAAGGGCGACGCCGAGTTCGAAGCGCTATTCTGA
- a CDS encoding CapA family protein, translating into MRRAAFLLILLATACARRSTLPPEPVAAPPPEPAVSLPTPPAPPPPEPVPAARPVTLLVGGDVTVGHHHQTYFDEQVAKGRSREEMFAHGFKGVKAAADAADLFLVNLECPFTEGGEKLPKNFNFRARPEFVNTLLAGSVDVVSLANNHMMDYGPQGLLDTLATLEQARIPYFGAGRTLAEARRPALVTVGGVRFAFLGYFFLGTRNIEPPQVYATETTPGVAGHFSDIQVMERMLREDILAAKAQADVVLPYFHWGREGTFEPEPYQIQLARVAIEAGAAGVLGSHPHVLQGMELYQGAPVVYSLGNFVFGGNWNPREKRSALFQARFSPAGYLSSEIIPLRTDRYPEVPIQPVIVTGPEAEAVMRLLATSSEKLPRMLPELEPWRSSPPLP; encoded by the coding sequence ATGCGACGCGCTGCCTTCCTCCTGATCTTGCTCGCCACCGCGTGTGCCCGCCGGTCCACGCTCCCTCCTGAACCGGTTGCGGCCCCGCCCCCCGAGCCCGCTGTCTCCCTGCCAACACCTCCTGCCCCACCGCCCCCCGAGCCGGTCCCTGCTGCCCGCCCGGTCACCCTGCTGGTGGGCGGGGACGTGACGGTGGGGCACCACCACCAGACGTACTTCGACGAGCAGGTGGCCAAAGGACGCTCGCGCGAGGAGATGTTCGCCCACGGCTTCAAAGGGGTGAAGGCGGCCGCCGACGCGGCGGATCTCTTCCTCGTCAACCTCGAATGCCCCTTCACCGAGGGCGGCGAGAAGCTGCCCAAGAACTTCAACTTCCGGGCACGGCCCGAGTTCGTGAACACGCTGCTCGCCGGCAGCGTGGACGTGGTGAGCCTCGCCAACAACCACATGATGGACTACGGCCCTCAAGGGCTGCTGGACACCCTGGCGACGCTGGAGCAGGCGCGGATCCCCTACTTCGGCGCGGGGCGCACCCTGGCCGAGGCCCGGCGCCCGGCCCTCGTCACCGTGGGCGGCGTTCGCTTCGCCTTCCTGGGCTACTTCTTCCTGGGGACCCGCAACATCGAGCCGCCCCAGGTGTACGCCACGGAGACCACCCCGGGGGTGGCGGGCCACTTCTCGGACATCCAGGTGATGGAACGGATGCTGCGCGAGGACATCCTCGCCGCGAAGGCCCAGGCGGACGTGGTGCTCCCCTACTTCCACTGGGGCCGCGAGGGCACCTTCGAACCAGAGCCCTATCAGATCCAACTGGCCCGGGTGGCCATCGAGGCGGGGGCGGCGGGGGTGCTTGGCAGCCACCCGCACGTGCTCCAGGGGATGGAGCTGTACCAAGGTGCCCCGGTCGTCTACTCGCTGGGAAACTTCGTCTTTGGAGGCAACTGGAACCCGCGCGAGAAGCGCAGCGCGCTCTTCCAGGCCCGGTTTTCCCCGGCAGGGTACCTGTCGAGCGAGATCATCCCGCTGCGGACGGACCGCTATCCCGAGGTTCCCATCCAGCCCGTCATCGTGACCGGACCGGAGGCAGAGGCGGTGATGCGCCTGCTGGCCACCAGCTCCGAGAAACTGCCCCGGATGCTGCCAGAGCTGGAGCCATGGCGCTCGAGCCCCCCCCTCCCCTGA